ATATCAGTAATATGACCGATGTGTATGAATATGGATACTATTGCAGTGCCTCGAGCGAAGCTACTAGCAGACAGATCGGCGCTCGATTAAACGATAGTCAACGGGCTGATTCGTGATACATAAATGACGAGGATTTCGGTCGAATTTCGCGGATTTGCGCTTCGAGACCCCTCTCGAAAAAGTGTATCCCGCATGGTTTATATGTCGATAGCCGCCATTTTAGAGTGTCTCATGCGACGCGCATGGACAGCATCACGATCACGCCCAACCGGGCACTCACACAATCATGTACGATACTGCGAAATATCTCATACACGCCAATATCACTGCAGAGGGGGTGGTCGAGCGTAGTGACGTCGTCGGGGCCATCTTCGGTCAGACAGAAGGCTTACTCGGGGACGAACTCGACCTCCGCGACCTGCAGGACTCATCGAAGGTCGGTCGTATCGATGTCGACATCAATTCAGAGCACGGTCAGTCGTTCGGAACGGTCACCATTGCAAGCGGCTTAGATCAGGTCGAAACCGCGATTCTTGCTGCTTCACTCGAAACAATCGAGCGCGTTGGACCGTGCCGGTCGAGAGTCGAAATAGACCGTATTGAGGACGTCCGAGCCGCAAAACGCCGGACAATCGTCGACCGAGCGAAAACGCTACTTGGAGAAGCGTTTGACGGAGGGATACTCACGAGCGAAGAACTCGTCGAGGAGGTTCGTCGCTCGATCCGCGTCGATGACATCACCGAGTATCAGGGCCTGCCAGCGGGTCCTCGCGTCGCGGATTCGGACGCTATCATCGTCGTTGAGGGACGTGCGGACGTGCTCACACTCCTCCAGTACGGCGTGAAGAACGCCATTGGCGTCGAAGGCACAAACATCCCCGAACCGATCATTGAACTCACAGACGGACGCACAGTCACCGCGTTCTTCGACGGCGACCGTGGTGGTGATCTCATCCTCAAAGAACTCGCGCAGGTAGCGGATGTCGATTACGTCGCCATCACTCCGACCGACCAGAACGTCGAAGATCTCTCCCGCGGTGGCGTTATGAAAGCACTCAGGGAGAAAATCCCGTACGAACTGGTTGCCGAGGCAAATACACCGCGCGAAGCAATGGCGGCAACTGACGGAAGTACTCGCCCTGCACCACCAGCAGCTGCACCACCACAACTCGATCACGAATCCGACGAAACAGCGAACACAGAACCAGACGAAAAACGAACAGAAACACTCGGACCAGAACCCGACACAGACGACGAAGGAACCGACGAGGCGGATACCGGACTGGAAACAAGCGAGATAACAGACACTGAGATCGATAGAAAAACAGAGTCCAACTCCGACTCCAACTCCAGTTCTACCTCTGCCTCTGATACATCTCCTGCGGTAGCGCCAGAGACGCTTCATGGTCACGTCCGGCAGGTCATCATTGACGACACTGGAGCGGTCCGCCTGCTCGATGAGATGTTTGTTACGCTTGATGATGCTCCCGCTGTAGAGGCGTTCGATCGGATCAAAGCAATTGATACCGTTCCCACGTCGGTCGTCCTTGACGATGAACTGAGCCAGCGCGTTCTCGATATCGCTGCCCAGCGTGGGGTGGATCAGATTATCGCAAAAAGTATGGGCGATTTTGTGAAGCAGCCAGCAACTGTCCGCATCCGAACCGCAGAACAGCTCATTCCGTCGGAAGCATAATTCAGAAGTCTGATCCGACCGAAACGTCACATTCGAACAGCCAACCTCGGTGTTGGTCTCCGTTTTCGTTATCCTTCGTTGGTTTCTGATTCGGTTTGTCCGTATCCTTCTGCGCTGATGTTAGCCTCGGGAACGCCAACTGCTTTGAGTGCCTCGGTAAGGTCGTGTATCATAGTGTTGATACCACACGCA
The nucleotide sequence above comes from Halocatena marina. Encoded proteins:
- the dnaG gene encoding DNA primase DnaG, which translates into the protein MYDTAKYLIHANITAEGVVERSDVVGAIFGQTEGLLGDELDLRDLQDSSKVGRIDVDINSEHGQSFGTVTIASGLDQVETAILAASLETIERVGPCRSRVEIDRIEDVRAAKRRTIVDRAKTLLGEAFDGGILTSEELVEEVRRSIRVDDITEYQGLPAGPRVADSDAIIVVEGRADVLTLLQYGVKNAIGVEGTNIPEPIIELTDGRTVTAFFDGDRGGDLILKELAQVADVDYVAITPTDQNVEDLSRGGVMKALREKIPYELVAEANTPREAMAATDGSTRPAPPAAAPPQLDHESDETANTEPDEKRTETLGPEPDTDDEGTDEADTGLETSEITDTEIDRKTESNSDSNSSSTSASDTSPAVAPETLHGHVRQVIIDDTGAVRLLDEMFVTLDDAPAVEAFDRIKAIDTVPTSVVLDDELSQRVLDIAAQRGVDQIIAKSMGDFVKQPATVRIRTAEQLIPSEA